GTGCCACTTGTATTGGAATAACGAGCATTGCGATAATGATGACAAAAAGCGTGCGGCGTCCAGGAAAACGTAGCCAAGCAAAAGCATAGGCGGCAAAAGAAGCGATCAACACCGGAATGACCGTCGCCGGAACAGCAATCGTCAGTGTATTCCAGAAGGCCTGCGACAATCCGGTACCCTTTTGCACCGTTTCACTGCCATCAGCTTGCTTGAGCTTGTATTCCTTGCCCGAGAGCACATTATTGTAGTTATCCAATGTGAGATCCGGTGTCATTTTCCAGCCTTGTTCCTGTTGATTTATGGTACGCGCTCTGCGGTTCTCCCACATCAAACGACTGCCATCGGCCTTCACGCCTGCCTTCAGCTGCTCATCGGTATAGGTTTTACCGTTTACCTCGATCGGCTCCCGCAGATCCACATCCTTCGATAGCTGAAGGGTCTCTCCAGCCTTCCACTCCTGATGGGGGAAAGCTTTCCACCATCCAGTCTGCAGAATATCGGCAGCCGGACGGAAGGAGGAAATGAACAGCCCAAGGGTCGGAAGCAACCAAATGAAACAAATCACACCCAGCACGATATTAACAATCGTCTTGCTGCCTTTTCTCTTCTTTTTCCCGGCCATTAGAATCCCCCTTGCTTACGGAACTGACGTAGATTGATTATGATCACAGGCAACACCGCGATCAGCAGAACAATAGCCAGCGTGGAGCCGTAACCGAAATTCCGGTACATAAAGAATTGGCGGTAAAACTGTGTAGCCACTACCTCTGTATCGTATTGACCTCCTGTCATCACCATGACGACGTCAAATATTTTCAATGTAAAGACGATAATGGTCGTTGTCACAGTCAGAATGGTTGCTGAAATGTAGGGGATCATGATTCCAAAGAAGATCTTCACCTCATTAGCACCATCCACTCGTGCAGCTTCCAATATGTCGTCAGGAACTCCCTTAATAGCTGCCGAGAATATCACCATCGCAAATCCGGTCTGCATCCAGATCAGAATGATGATGAGGAAAAAGTTATTCCACGGCTGAAGCATACTCGTCCATGCCTGTGGTTCTCCCCCAAAATAAGTAACGATGGCGTTCAAAAGTCCAATTTGTTCATCGCCGGGTTGATAGTAATATACAAACTTCCAAATAACGCCTGCGGCTACAAAAGAAATAGCCATCGGCATAAAAATGATCGATTTAGCTAGCTTCTCATAGCTGCTTCTGTCGGCAAGAATTGCAATCAAGAGCCCAAAAGCTACACATGCCAGTGTACCAACGAATACCCAAAGTAAGTTGTTACGCAGTGCCGTCGCCATTAGATGGTCGCTAAAGATCGCTGCATAGTTGCTGAGACCTACAAATTTCTCTGAAGAAGCATTGAAAAA
This genomic stretch from Paenibacillus sp. FSL H7-0737 harbors:
- a CDS encoding carbohydrate ABC transporter permease; amino-acid sequence: MAGKKKRKGSKTIVNIVLGVICFIWLLPTLGLFISSFRPAADILQTGWWKAFPHQEWKAGETLQLSKDVDLREPIEVNGKTYTDEQLKAGVKADGSRLMWENRRARTINQQEQGWKMTPDLTLDNYNNVLSGKEYKLKQADGSETVQKGTGLSQAFWNTLTIAVPATVIPVLIASFAAYAFAWLRFPGRRTLFVIIIAMLVIPIQVALIPVLKDYTALGLNGSYLGIWLAHTAFGLPLVTYFMYNFISQLPKDLFESAFMDGASHFTIFSRLILPLSVPALASIGIFQFLWVWNDYLVSLIFIGNQPSVQVMSMKIADLVGSRGNDWHLLTSAAFISMLMPLAIFFLLQKYFVRGLMGGSLKG
- a CDS encoding carbohydrate ABC transporter permease; its protein translation is MKPQLKAKQTVSLRAVLLSLLVLIANVVVNGSIFLFFRDSTLNPLLTAVLAVLWGVLGVYLIYYTLTWAVEQYPDYVRRKVLPYIFIGPAVIILGWLLVLPALRTLYLSFFNASSEKFVGLSNYAAIFSDHLMATALRNNLLWVFVGTLACVAFGLLIAILADRSSYEKLAKSIIFMPMAISFVAAGVIWKFVYYYQPGDEQIGLLNAIVTYFGGEPQAWTSMLQPWNNFFLIIILIWMQTGFAMVIFSAAIKGVPDDILEAARVDGANEVKIFFGIMIPYISATILTVTTTIIVFTLKIFDVVMVMTGGQYDTEVVATQFYRQFFMYRNFGYGSTLAIVLLIAVLPVIIINLRQFRKQGGF